In one window of Apis mellifera strain DH4 linkage group LG12, Amel_HAv3.1, whole genome shotgun sequence DNA:
- the LOC412157 gene encoding HEAT repeat-containing protein 5B isoform X2, translating into MMMELSHSLTLNEDALNQIPEAKRPIFIFEWLRFLDKVLIAAQKSDIKGCQQKLVEQLTKHMQGSPGPPTRRLIARCLATLFSVGDTFLLFDTVNKCNDILRNKDDSPSFLPTKLAAICCVGCMYEKLGRMMGRSYEETVQILIKSLRSAESQTRIEIMYTLEKVCAGMGSAITNVHKEIYKVSKHYLTDRVMAVRCAAAKCLLEMLNHASFLYTTEIESVATLCFRAFEGSNYEVRCAIAKLLGTLVAMTQLPTPKGKNPSVTQNKNNKQISLDEVLNILMSGFLRGGVGFLKGTGEIIKGNSSVNREVRVGVTHAYVVFVQMLGGSWLERNVGTLIAHVLDLVTNPKAASSHVDAVYSRKCVNFILHGTVGKLLGEGAQAAACKEIAHIILKQMNSIDFSPENAKDCNQETLFSQHLLVCALQEMGNLILGLGTTACNLLSDQSLNLIDTIMAVLVHPCQAARLAASWCLRCICVAVPSQITPLIDRCVDGIENMRSSPEAIAGYSSALAAVLGSVRLSPLGVPHTKGKIIFNTAEELLRSASQNSRLSLNRTHAGWLLIGAIMTLGTAVVKGLLPRMLLLWRNSFPRSNKELESEKARGDAFTWQVTLEGRAGALSAMHSFLLHCPELLNDDITRRLLTPIESALAMLTNLSPVLKNYGQQLKAPAAMVRLRLYETLLLLPPQTFEGSYTHLLRMLVSEFTLTENPGNTTTSLLRAVCHANDSVILGTWLQETDHRTIEDQMEPNRRADLEHLQPNSAAGSGALEHNPCCLYRPVPQDDIIPGPLPLGVAVIDLSVSLFGQIFPRVANKHRLQMLDHFSECIKHTKSGRQEAIQMNVFTAVLSGLKGLNEAKTGFGQEDVKKSATNLIISALVSSNSILRWAAGEAVGRMAQVISDPKFTAELAQTSFDRLKSARDVASRTGHSLALGCLHKYVGGMGSSQHLNTSVSILLALAQDNSSPVVQVWALHALALIADSGGPMFRGYVEPTLSLALTLLLNVPHSYIDVHQCIGKVLSALITTIGPELQGNTTTICMARSSFLCACAIMQDHQDPLVQAEATGCLQQLHLFAPRHVNLSSLVPTLCRTLSSNHLLLRKAAISCLRQLAQREAKEVCEHAMTLANESRDTNIVEGLVITETGLPGVLFSMLDTETDSKLIKDIHDTLTSMLQILAADHLSQWLSLCKDVLTIASDTCNNEEGNTIDVEDSATDIDNADVEGDDDQAEFHADESTKQRPTITPRWPTRVFAAQCVRKIVAACINNKHAHFDLALAKEMQISKGRSDFLVLHLSDLVRMAFMAATSDCDPLRLEGLKTLQEIIDKFAKVPEPEFPGHLLLEQFQAQVGAALRPAFSAETASHVTAAACEACSAWIGSGVARDLNDLRRVHQLLVSSLEKLREGHTRPQLYNESLLTLERLAILKAWAEVYVVAMIKDGSALNSKNTFNQNLNQIDDDNSEDFGKFEFQTESLLSLVQPELLSLSQYWLAALKDHALLSLPSEFSSQLPHDGGAFYTTDTMESARPHYAESWAPILHAATLWLNAKGFELEETKNEVKISNATNNNNNNNNNNNNNNNDVSTNTNTNVERFHLLFGICMEALCSPRISESTQNIETCLNALYTLLDSTWARKVLITDRSLPIELCNVLHRMLLTRESFMIQMIVMEVLKQIMKAAHEDLIEKKKSKLKEIAPVHEESNETEDVDLLGEGEENGELIPGKSLVFAILEVCLCLLVRQIPALNPNPGGTTAILSQKGYMPSEESGKLIAATLNIMESLPTLCSPQGAIAILPTLLYLSTGVIRETAVRTDNECNKTTSDTPVHAALHCIKNLITNKYAKDHKSKEQWTSLLQSALAKIIDLAKTGNDETKMDEVAMMLGIAVFVLHASPEVVSAPNLQFPCINHFRHAFQSENIMVKLKCVQTLRTIFLHPERIISTPYIHALAPRLVEYLYSDKSKQVTTDVGLSFTLECVNTVEALIGLADLSHRIQMLTLLVPILINYLLEGDQLQHASKYQLSLHQQSFQWLNKIGPKYPQEFKMLMSQSTELKTKLENAVRSTHQQAQKHPRPVDLVKPQIKISTPSIKLKTDFSNFN; encoded by the exons ATGATGATGGAGTTGAGTCATAGTTTGACTCTCAATGAGGATGCCCTTAATCAAATCCCAGAGGCCAAGAgaccaatttttatatttgaatggtTACGTTTCTTGGATAAAGTTTTAATAGCTGCACAAaag agTGATATTAAAGGATGTCAACAAAAATTAGTGGAACAATTAACCAAACATATGCAAGGATCTCCTGGACCTCCTACAAGAAGACTTATTGCAAGATGTCTTGCAACTTTATTTAGTGTTGGTGAtacatttttactttttgatactgttaataaatgtaatgatATTCTCAGAAATAAAGATGATTCACCAAGTTTTCTTCCGACAAAGtt aGCTGCTATATGTTGTGTGGGATGtatgtatgaaaaattagGAAGAATGATGGGTAGATCATATGAAGAAACTGtacagattttaataaaatctttacgTTCTGCAGAATCACAGACACGAATAGAAATTATGTATACTTTAGAGAag GTTTGTGCTGGCATGGGATCTGCAATTACAAATGtacataaagaaatatataaagtttctaAACATTATCTTACAGATAGAGTAATGGCTGTAAGATGTGCTGCTGCAAAG tgTTTATTAGAAATGTTAAATCATGCATCATTTTTGTATACAACTGAAATAGAAAGTGTTGCTACACTCTGTTTTCGAGCATTTGAAGGTTCAAATTATGAAGTAAGATGTGCTATTGCAAAATTACTTGGCACATTAGTAGCAATGACACAACTACCAACTCCAAAAGGAAAGAATCCTTCAG TTacccaaaataaaaataataaacaaatctcACTTGATGaagtattgaatattttaatgtctGGATTTTTAAGAGGTGGAGTAGGCTTTTTAAAAGGAACTGGAGAgataataaaaggaaattctAGTGTAAATAGAGAAGTTCGAGTTGGAGTCACAcat GCATATGTTGTATTTGTTCAAATGTTAGGAGGATCATGGCTTGAACGTAATGTTGGTACATTAATTGCACATGTACTTGATCTTGTAACAAATCCAAAAGCAGCAAGTTCACATGTTGATGCTGTTTATTCTAGAAAATGTGTTAACTTTATATTACATGGTACTGTAGGAAAATTATTGGGTGAAGGAGCTCAAGCTGCTGCATGTAAAGAAATAGcacatattattttgaaacaaatgaaTTCTATTG ATTTTAGTCCAGAAAATGCAAAAGATTGTAATCAAGAGACACTATTTAGTCAACATTTATTAGTATGTGCATTACAAGAAATGGGAAACTTGATCTTGGGTTTAGGTACAACAGCTTGTAATTTATTGTCTGATCAATCTTTaa ATTTGATTGATACAATTATGGCCGTTTTGGTTCATCCATGCCAAGCAGCTAGACTTGCAGCTTCTTGGTGTCTACGTTGCATTTGTGTAGCAGTTCCAAGTCAAATAACACCTCTGATTGATCGATGTGTTGatggaattgaaaatatgcGTAGTTCACCAGAAGCAATAGCTGGATATAGCAGTGCATTAGCTGCTGTTCTCGGTAGTGTTCGTTTATCACCACTTGGCGTTCCGCATACAAAAGGAAaa attatttttaatactgcaGAAGAACTTTTGAGAAGTGCAAGTCAAAACAGTCGTTTATCATTGAATAGAACACATGCTGGATGGCTTTTAATTGGAGCTATAATGACTCTtg GAACGGCAGTAGTAAAAGGATTATTACCtagaatgttattattatggaGAAATTCTTTTCCTCGTTCAAATAAGGAACTGGAAAGTGAAAAAGCTAGAGGTGATGCTTTCACATGGCAAGTAACTTTAGAAGGTCGAGCTGGTGCATTATCTGCAATGCATAGTTTCTTATTACATTGTCCAGAACTTTTAAATGATGATATTACAAGACGACTTCTAACACCAATTGAATCTGCATTGGCAATGTTAACAAA tttatcacctgtattaaaaaattatggtcAACAATTAAAAGCTCCAGCTGCCATGGTTCGTTTACGTTTATacgaaacattattattattaccaccTCAAACTTTTGAag GTTCTTATACACATCTTTTAAGAATGTTGGTATCAGAGTTTACATTAACTGAAAATCCCGGAAATACTACAACTTCATTATTACGTGCTGTTTGTCATGCTAATGATTCTGTAATTCTTGGTACATGGTTACAAGAAACTGATCATCGTACAATAGAAGATcag ATGGAACCAAACAGAAGGGCAGATTTGGAACAT CTACAACCAAATAGTGCTGCAGGATCTGGAGCTTTGGAACATAATCCATGTTGTCTTTATAGACCTGTACCACaa gatgaTATAATACCTGGACCTTTGCCTTTGGGAGTTGCAGTCATTGATTTATCTGTATCCTTATTTGGTCAAATCTTTCCACGTGTAGCAAATAAACATAGATTACAAATGTTAGATCATTTCAGTGAATGTATAAAACATACAAAATCTGGTAGACAAGAAGCTATACAAATGAATGTTTTTACGGCTGTATTAAGTGGATTAAAAGGTCTTAATGAAGCAAAAACTGGTTTTGGTCAAGAAGATGTTAAGAAATCTGCTACTAATctcattatt aGTGCTTTGGTAAGCAGCAATTCTATATTAAGATGGGCAGCAGGAGAAGCTGTTGGAAGAATGGCTCAAGTTATTTCTGATCCTAAATTTACGGCAGAATTAGCACAAACAAGTTTTGATCGTTTAAAATCAGCTCGTGATGTTGCTAGTAGAACTGGTCATTCTTTAGCATTAGGATGTCTTCATAAATATGTGGGTGGAATGGGATCTAGTCAACATCTGAATACAAGTGTCAGTATTTTACTTGCACTTGCCCAAGATAATTCATCTCCTGTAGTACAA GTATGGGCATTGCATGCTCTTGCACTTATAGCTGATTCTGGTGGACCAATGTTTCGAGGCTATGTTGAACCTACATTATCTTTAGCTTTAACTCTTCTTCTTAATGTTCCTCATTCTTATATTGATGTACATCAATGTATAGGAAAAGTATTGTCAGCTCTTATTACAACAATAGGTCCAGAATTACAAg gaaaTACAACAACAATTTGTATGGCACGTTCATCGTTTCTATGTGCTTGTGCAATTATGCAAGACCATCAAGATCCTCTTGTACAAGCAGAAGCTACAGGATGTCTTCaacaattacatttatttgcgCCAAGACATGTTAATTTATCTTCTCTCGTTCCTACATTATGt cgAACTTTATCAAGTAATCATCTACTTTTACGTAAAGCTGCAATATCTTGTCTTCGACAATTAGCTCAGCGAGAAGCAAAAGAAGTATGTGAACATGCAATGACATTAGCTAATGAAAGTCGAGATACTAATATAGTAGAAGGTCTTGTTATAACAGAAACTGGTCTTCCGGGCGTTTTATTTAGTATGTTAGATACAGAAACTGAtagcaaattaattaaagatatccATGACACGTTAACTAGTATGCTGCAAATTTTAGCAGCAGATCATTTATCTCAATGGTTATCTTTATGTAAGGATGTTCTTACAATAGCATCAG atacaTGTAATAACGAAGAAGGAAATACTATTGATGTTGAAGATAGTGCTACAGATATTGATAATGCTGATGTGGAAGGAGATGATGATCAAGCTGAATTCCATGCTGATGAATCTACCAAACAACGGCCGACTATTACGCCACGATGGCCAACTAGAGTTTTTGCAGCACAATGTGTTAGGAAAATTGTTGCtgcttgtataaataataagcacGCACATTTTGATCTTGCCTTAGCTAAAGAAATGCAAATATCTAAAGGCAGAA GTGATTTTCTAGTATTACATCTTTCTGATTTAGTAAGAATGGCATTTATGGCAGCAACAAGTGATTGTGATCCTCTTCGGCTTGAAGGATTGAAAACATTACAAGAAATCATAGATAAATTTGCTAAAGTTCCTGAACCAGAATTTCCTGGGCACTTATTACTTGAACAATTCCAAGCacaa gtTGGAGCTGCATTGAGACCTGCATTTTCAGCAGAAACAGCATCACATGTTACAGCTGCAGCATGTGAAGCATGTAGTGCTTGGATTGGAAGCGGTGTTGCTAGAGATCTTAATGATCTTCGTAGAGTACATCAATTACTTGTATcttctttagaaaaattaagagaGGGACACACACGACCACAACTTTATAATGAAAGTTTATTAACACTTGAAAGATTAGCAATTTTAAAAGCATGGGCAGAG gtaTATGTAGTCGCTATGATAAAAGATGGTTCTGCATTGAATAGTAAAAATACATTCAATCAAAATCTGAATCAAATTGATGATGATAATTCTGaagattttggaaaatttgaatttcaaactgAAAGTTTATTAAGCTTAGTGCAACCAGAATTATTAAGTTTAAGTCAATATTGGCTAGCTGCTCTAAAAGATCATGCATTACTTTCATTACCTTCAG aattttctagTCAATTACCACATGATGGTGGAGCTTTTTATACAACAGATACAATGGAATCTGCTCGACCTCATTATGCTGAATCATGGGCCCCAATCTTACATGCTGCAACACTTTGGCTCAATGCAAAAGGATTTGAAttggaagaaacaaaaaatgaagtgaaaatatcaaatgcaactaataacaataacaataacaataacaataacaataataataataatgatgtttCTACTAATACTAATACGAATGTTGAacgttttcatttattatttg gtaTATGTATGGAAGCTTTGTGCAGTCCTCGTATTTCAGAATCTACTCAAAATATAGAAACGTGTTTAAATgcattatatactttattagaTTCTACATGGGCTcgtaaagttttaattacagATCGTTCATTACCGATTGAATTATGTAATGTTCTTCacag AATGCTTCTAACAAGAGAAAGTTTTATGATTCAAATGATAGTAATGGaagttttaaaacaaataatgaaaGCAGCACATGaagatttaatagaaaaaaagaaatctaaattgaaag aaaTTGCACCAGTACATGAAGAAAGCAATGAAACTGAAGATGTAGATTTATTaggggaaggagaagaaaatggTGAACTTATTCCTGGAAAATCATTAGTATTCGCTATTTTAGAAGTGTGTTTGTGTCTTTTGGTTCGACAAATACCAGCATTAAATCCTAATCCTGGTGGAACTACAGCAATTTTATCTCAAAAGGGATATATGCCATCTGAAGAAAGTGGGAAACTTATAGCTGCTACACTTAATATAATGGAATCTCTTCCTACTCTTTGTTCTCCTCaag gAGCAATAGCAATTTTACCaacattattgtatttatcaaCTGGAGTAATTAGAGAAACTGCAGTGCGTACTGACAATGAATGCAATAAAACAACATCAGATACACCAGTTCATGCAGCTTtgcattgtataaaaaatcttattacaaataaatatgcaaaagaTCATAAAAGTAAGGAACAATGGACAAGTCTTTTACAAAGCGCTCTTGCTAAAATTATCGACCTCGCTAAAACTG GAAATGATGAAACAAAAATGGATGAAGTGGCAATGATGTTAGGAATTGCAGTATTTGTTCTTCATGCATCGCCTGAAGTTGTGAGTGCACCGAACTTACAGTTTCCatgtataaatcattttagacACGCTTTTCaatcagaaaatataatg gttaaattaaaatgcgtTCAAACATTgagaacaatatttttacatccaGAACGTATAATAAGTACTCCTTATATTCATGCATTAGCTCCAAGATtagtagaatatttatatagtgatAAAAGTAAACAAGTCACAACTGATGTGGGATTGTCTTTCACCTTAGAATGTGTTAATACAGTTGAAGCTCTTATAGGACTTGCTGATCTTTCACATC gcATACAGATGTTGACTTTACTTGTGCCAatcctaattaattatttgttggaAGGAGATCAACTACAACATGCTTCCAAATATCAATTAAGTCTTCATCAACAAAGTTTTCAATGGCTTAATAAAATAGGACCAAAATATCCTCAg gaatttaaaatgttaatgtcACAATCTAcagaattaaaaactaaattagaAAATGCAGTTAGATCTACTCATCAACAAGCACAAAAACATCCTAGACCAGTAGATCTTGTAAAAccacaaataaaaatctctaCACCATCTATTAAGCTCAAAacagatttttcaaattttaattaa